A window of the Candidatus Margulisiibacteriota bacterium genome harbors these coding sequences:
- the gdhA gene encoding NADP-specific glutamate dehydrogenase: protein MTLTEEFMKKVVEKNPGEVEFHQAVREVVESVMPFIEKNPKYQKAKVLERMVEPERVILFRVPWLNDKGEIEVNRGFRIEMNSAIGPYKGGLRFHPSVNLGILKFLAFEQVFKNSLTTLPMGGGKGGSDFDPKGKSDNEVMKFCQSFMTELQRHIGPDTDVPAGDIGVGGREIGFLFGQYKRLKNEFSGVLTGKSLNWGGSLIRPEATGYGAVYFAQEMLSTRGESMKGKICLVSGSGNVAQYTIEKVNQLGGKCVSASDSNGYIFDPAGIDEKKLSFIMELKNIKRGRIKEYADKFGVKYVEGKTPWSEKGDIAFPSATQNEINGADAKALVKNGCICVSEGANMPTTPEGVKVFLDAKILYGPGKAANAGGVATSGLEMSQNSMRLNWSREEVDSKLHGIMINIHKACVEYGKEGSFTNYVKGANIAGFVKVADSMIEQGLV, encoded by the coding sequence ATGACACTCACAGAAGAATTCATGAAGAAAGTCGTCGAAAAAAACCCGGGCGAGGTGGAATTCCACCAGGCGGTAAGGGAAGTGGTCGAGTCCGTAATGCCCTTTATCGAAAAGAACCCGAAGTATCAAAAAGCCAAGGTCCTGGAAAGAATGGTCGAGCCGGAAAGAGTGATCTTGTTCCGCGTACCCTGGCTCAACGATAAGGGCGAGATCGAGGTCAACAGGGGCTTCAGGATAGAAATGAACTCTGCCATCGGGCCGTATAAGGGCGGGCTCAGGTTCCATCCGAGCGTTAATCTTGGCATACTCAAGTTCCTGGCGTTTGAACAGGTCTTCAAGAACAGCCTGACAACTTTGCCTATGGGCGGAGGAAAAGGCGGCTCTGATTTTGATCCTAAAGGCAAGTCCGATAACGAAGTGATGAAGTTCTGCCAGAGCTTTATGACCGAACTTCAGCGTCACATCGGTCCGGACACCGATGTTCCCGCTGGTGATATCGGGGTCGGCGGAAGAGAAATAGGCTTTCTTTTCGGACAGTACAAGAGATTAAAGAATGAATTTTCGGGAGTGCTGACGGGCAAATCCCTAAACTGGGGAGGAAGCCTCATAAGGCCCGAAGCCACAGGTTACGGAGCGGTCTATTTTGCCCAGGAAATGCTATCTACCAGGGGCGAATCCATGAAAGGCAAAATCTGCCTGGTATCCGGCTCCGGAAATGTGGCACAGTACACGATAGAAAAAGTTAACCAGCTCGGAGGAAAGTGCGTATCAGCCTCCGATTCCAACGGCTACATATTTGATCCGGCAGGTATCGACGAAAAGAAGCTTTCCTTCATAATGGAATTGAAGAACATCAAGAGGGGAAGGATAAAGGAGTATGCGGACAAGTTCGGCGTAAAATATGTGGAAGGTAAAACTCCCTGGAGCGAAAAAGGGGACATCGCATTCCCATCAGCCACGCAGAATGAGATAAACGGGGCAGACGCAAAGGCCCTGGTTAAGAACGGCTGCATCTGCGTAAGCGAAGGGGCCAATATGCCCACCACGCCCGAAGGCGTCAAGGTATTCCTGGACGCAAAGATACTATATGGCCCTGGAAAAGCGGCCAATGCCGGCGGAGTGGCGACCTCAGGACTTGAAATGAGCCAGAACAGCATGAGGCTCAACTGGAGCAGAGAAGAAGTGGACAGCAAGCTCCACGGCATCATGATCAACATCCACAAAGCCTGCGTTGAATACGGAAAAGAAGGCTCTTTCACGAACTATGTAAAAGGCGCCAACATAGCCGGATTCGTCAAGGTTGCCGATTCCATGATAGAGCAGGGTCTGGTATAG
- a CDS encoding TIGR03960 family B12-binding radical SAM protein → MHDLIRDKILPAVSKPARYIGNELNSIHKGHKGMVKVALCYPDTYEIGMSNLGLSILYHLIIKREDAICERVFSPWPDMEAAMKEHGVPLFSLESWKPIKDFDILGFSLQHELTYTNMLNILKLSDIPLKRKERTGGHPLIIAGGACTNNPEPLSDFIDAFVLGDGEEVIREIIDAYKSCRDRPQPTPTHTPLLDNLSKIDGVYVPDHNELKNVKRRTVKDLNSIDYPAKPIVPFIEVVHDRATIEIMRGCPRRCSFCQAGTVNKPVRLVDPEKVVALAKETIKNTGFEEVSLVSLSSCDYPRIWEVANELGKAFGPKRISVSLPSMRPDSFRADIAKELQNVRKSGITLAPEAGTQRLRDHIHKDLTEENILSSIGNAFASGANSVKLYFMIGLPTETEEDLAGIVALSNRIIKEGKTVNPRAKITVNVSTFIPKKNTPFENEKMISLDKIQKKQNYLKQNLRHKSIELRWHKAEMSVIEGLFSSLEAGRGLPMAKILLDAFEAGCRFDNWTEHFDYCKWEVAIAAHKDQI, encoded by the coding sequence ATGCATGACCTTATTCGCGATAAAATCCTGCCGGCCGTATCAAAGCCCGCGCGCTATATCGGAAACGAGCTGAATTCCATTCACAAAGGCCACAAAGGCATGGTAAAGGTGGCGCTGTGCTATCCGGACACCTATGAGATAGGCATGTCCAACCTGGGGCTGTCCATTCTTTATCACCTGATCATCAAAAGAGAGGATGCCATTTGCGAAAGAGTTTTTTCCCCATGGCCCGACATGGAAGCGGCCATGAAAGAGCACGGAGTACCGCTTTTTTCGCTTGAATCCTGGAAACCGATAAAGGATTTTGATATCCTCGGGTTTTCTCTGCAGCATGAGCTTACTTACACGAACATGCTCAACATCCTTAAATTGTCGGACATCCCGCTTAAGCGGAAAGAAAGGACCGGAGGCCATCCCCTGATAATTGCCGGAGGGGCCTGCACCAATAATCCGGAGCCGTTATCCGATTTTATCGATGCCTTTGTTCTAGGCGACGGCGAAGAGGTGATACGGGAGATAATAGATGCATATAAATCCTGTAGGGATCGGCCACAACCGACCCCTACGCACACGCCTTTATTGGATAATTTGTCCAAAATCGACGGGGTATATGTACCCGATCATAATGAATTGAAAAATGTCAAACGCCGGACGGTTAAGGACCTGAACTCTATCGATTATCCCGCCAAACCGATAGTCCCTTTCATAGAGGTAGTCCACGACAGGGCCACCATAGAGATAATGCGGGGCTGTCCCAGAAGATGCAGTTTTTGCCAGGCCGGAACAGTAAATAAGCCCGTCCGGCTGGTTGACCCGGAAAAGGTAGTTGCTCTTGCTAAAGAAACAATAAAGAACACCGGGTTTGAAGAGGTCTCTCTTGTTTCGCTCTCCAGCTGCGATTATCCCAGGATCTGGGAGGTCGCAAACGAGCTGGGAAAGGCCTTTGGGCCAAAAAGGATCTCTGTCTCTCTGCCCTCGATGAGGCCCGACAGCTTTAGGGCTGATATAGCAAAAGAACTGCAGAATGTCAGAAAGTCAGGAATTACTCTGGCTCCCGAGGCAGGAACACAGAGGCTGCGCGATCATATACACAAGGACCTGACGGAAGAAAACATCCTGTCCTCCATAGGTAACGCTTTTGCATCCGGCGCCAACAGCGTAAAACTCTATTTTATGATAGGGCTCCCGACAGAAACAGAAGAAGACCTGGCAGGAATTGTTGCTTTATCCAACAGAATAATCAAAGAAGGCAAGACCGTTAATCCCCGGGCAAAGATAACCGTTAATGTTTCGACATTCATACCAAAGAAAAACACTCCTTTTGAGAATGAAAAGATGATCTCACTGGATAAGATACAGAAAAAACAGAACTATCTTAAACAGAACCTTAGGCATAAAAGCATAGAACTGCGCTGGCATAAAGCGGAGATGTCCGTCATAGAAGGCTTGTTTTCATCCCTCGAAGCCGGACGAGGGCTTCCTATGGCCAAAATATTGCTTGATGCTTTTGAAGCCGGCTGCAGATTTGACAACTGGACCGAACATTTTGACTATTGCAAATGGGAGGTGGCAATTGCAGCGCATAAGGATCAAATATAA
- a CDS encoding TIGR03936 family radical SAM-associated protein, which produces MQRIRIKYKKGGGLVFIGHLDMIRLWERAVRRGELPVAYSQGYNPRQKLAFGPPLPLGMASDCEYLDIFLEKWASAEKVKADLELTLMPGIEILGVTSVFSGMPSISSSIKTAVYEIKTVKDPSKKAQEILSTNSIIVVRKENQMDIRPMIKKIGFSGNTVNIEVRCDNSGSIKGSELKGLFKETGIASIKRTNLF; this is translated from the coding sequence TTGCAGCGCATAAGGATCAAATATAAAAAAGGCGGCGGGCTCGTGTTTATCGGCCACCTTGACATGATCCGGCTGTGGGAGCGCGCGGTAAGGAGAGGCGAGCTGCCGGTCGCATATTCTCAGGGTTATAATCCGAGGCAAAAATTGGCGTTCGGCCCTCCCCTGCCCCTTGGCATGGCCTCAGACTGCGAATACCTGGACATCTTTCTGGAAAAATGGGCCTCGGCTGAAAAAGTGAAAGCGGACCTGGAGCTTACGCTTATGCCAGGCATAGAGATACTGGGAGTTACTTCCGTGTTTTCCGGCATGCCTTCTATCTCTTCCTCAATAAAGACCGCTGTTTACGAAATAAAGACCGTAAAGGACCCGTCAAAGAAAGCGCAGGAAATACTGTCAACCAATTCAATTATTGTTGTCAGGAAAGAAAATCAGATGGATATACGGCCCATGATAAAAAAGATAGGGTTTTCCGGAAATACAGTCAACATTGAGGTCAGATGCGACAACAGCGGCTCTATCAAAGGCAGCGAACTTAAAGGCCTTTTCAAAGAAACCGGCATCGCTTCAATTAAGAGGACAAACCTTTTCTGA
- a CDS encoding glycoside hydrolase family 5 protein: MLKTSGTHIVDEHGKRITLKGINIGGWLMMEGYMLGGRNIPEHLFKKELARLHGKNAPLEFTKLFRDSYFSKEDVKRIKNLGFNCVRLPFNHRLLEEKNGLSYLKKTVRLFAQQGLYVILDMHAVPGSQNIDWHSDSDGRALFWQRPGYRNQYIKLWKKLSSAFKSEKMIAGYDVMNEPVTDNIPLLTKTFQKVISAVRGQGDRHIIFVEGNNWGMDTDYIESLKDDNLAVSIHYYRPVEYTFNWLPGLKYPGRVLGKLWNKKEMEKLIKDSVRFANKLKKPLFCGEFGVASRCDLCGAEYRWVDDVLSLFKKYGIHWTYWTYKSVKGVPLPDGVFQLSDASGIIGNAATKTGMDNFYGIYGSRKKDLFTLLSTDNFVLNKKLFAVAKKYL, encoded by the coding sequence ATGCTTAAAACCTCCGGCACACATATCGTTGATGAGCATGGCAAAAGAATAACGCTCAAAGGCATCAATATCGGCGGCTGGCTGATGATGGAAGGGTATATGCTTGGCGGCCGCAATATACCCGAACATTTGTTCAAAAAGGAACTGGCAAGGCTCCATGGAAAGAATGCCCCCCTTGAGTTTACAAAGCTTTTCAGGGATTCCTATTTTTCTAAGGAGGATGTCAAAAGGATAAAGAATCTGGGGTTCAACTGCGTTCGGCTGCCTTTCAATCACAGGCTACTTGAGGAAAAGAACGGACTCTCATATCTAAAAAAAACGGTCAGGCTTTTTGCGCAGCAGGGGCTCTATGTGATCCTGGACATGCATGCGGTCCCGGGTTCCCAGAACATAGACTGGCACTCCGACAGCGACGGCAGGGCTCTTTTCTGGCAGAGGCCGGGGTATAGAAACCAGTACATAAAGCTCTGGAAAAAGCTTTCATCCGCCTTTAAGAGCGAAAAGATGATAGCCGGCTATGATGTTATGAACGAGCCGGTGACGGACAACATCCCTTTGCTTACAAAGACCTTCCAGAAGGTGATCTCGGCGGTAAGAGGACAGGGGGACAGGCATATCATCTTTGTTGAGGGCAACAATTGGGGTATGGACACTGACTATATTGAAAGCCTTAAAGATGATAATTTGGCGGTCAGCATACATTATTACCGTCCCGTAGAATACACTTTTAACTGGCTCCCAGGACTAAAATATCCCGGCAGGGTGCTGGGAAAGCTATGGAACAAAAAAGAGATGGAAAAGCTGATAAAAGACAGCGTCAGATTTGCAAATAAATTGAAGAAGCCGCTTTTTTGCGGGGAGTTCGGAGTGGCTTCCAGGTGCGACCTCTGCGGAGCAGAGTACAGATGGGTGGACGATGTGCTGTCCCTGTTCAAAAAATACGGGATACACTGGACCTACTGGACCTATAAATCGGTAAAAGGGGTCCCTTTGCCGGACGGGGTTTTTCAGTTGTCCGATGCCAGCGGCATCATAGGCAATGCGGCAACAAAGACAGGAATGGACAACTTTTACGGCATCTATGGAAGCAGAAAGAAAGACCTTTTCACGCTCCTTTCTACAGACAATTTTGTTTTGAACAAAAAACTCTTTGCCGTGGCCAAGAAATATCTGTGA
- the thrS gene encoding threonine--tRNA ligase, producing MDITVLRHSASHVMAAAVKELFPQAKLAIGPAIEDGFYYDLELPRALKEEDLPVIEEKMREIIKKNEKFERVEYPRAEALQMMQKQGQTYKIELISGIPDEKISFYKSGEFIDMCRGPHIASTGKIKAFKLLKTAGAYWRGDEKNAMLQRIYGTAFETQKELDEYLKRLEEAAKRDHRKLGKDLDLFNIYHEEAGAGLVFYHPKGAILRQLIEDYLKKEHAKRGYSHVITPHIARENLWKTSGHTGYYKENMYFLSVDEQDYVLKPMNCPYHLLIYKRKINSYKDLPIRYFELGTVYRHERSGVLHGLLRVRGFTQDDAHIFCRPDQLNEEIKKTIDFAFDMLKKFGFENYEVYLSTRPDKAVGSQENWKNATEALEAALKAKGIEYKIDPGAGVFYGPKIDVKIKDAIGRLWQGPTIQADFNLPERFDLTYAGEDGQKHRPVMIHRVVLGSMERFIGVLTEHYAGAFPLWLAPVQVIVLPIADRHAAYAKEIAGKLEETGLRVEVDSRNEKVGFKIREAQLQKVPYMLVIGDKEVEAKQVAVRSREKGDLGPQSIEQLISSITHA from the coding sequence ATGGATATAACAGTATTAAGACACTCGGCATCGCATGTAATGGCGGCGGCCGTTAAAGAGCTCTTCCCGCAGGCAAAGCTGGCCATAGGCCCTGCCATCGAGGACGGCTTTTATTATGATCTTGAACTCCCCCGCGCCCTAAAGGAAGAAGACCTGCCTGTGATAGAAGAAAAGATGCGCGAGATCATAAAGAAGAACGAAAAATTTGAGCGCGTGGAATATCCCAGGGCAGAAGCTTTGCAAATGATGCAGAAGCAGGGCCAGACCTACAAGATCGAGTTGATCAGCGGCATCCCCGATGAAAAGATCTCCTTTTATAAGAGCGGGGAGTTCATTGATATGTGCCGCGGGCCGCATATCGCTTCTACCGGCAAGATCAAGGCGTTTAAGCTGCTAAAGACAGCGGGAGCCTACTGGAGAGGGGACGAAAAGAACGCAATGCTCCAGAGGATCTACGGCACAGCTTTTGAAACGCAAAAAGAGCTTGATGAATACCTGAAGAGGCTTGAGGAGGCGGCAAAAAGGGATCATAGAAAACTCGGGAAAGATCTCGACCTGTTTAACATCTATCATGAAGAAGCCGGTGCAGGGCTTGTGTTCTATCATCCCAAAGGAGCAATTTTGCGGCAGTTGATCGAGGACTATCTCAAAAAAGAGCACGCAAAAAGGGGCTACAGCCATGTCATTACTCCCCACATCGCAAGGGAAAATCTCTGGAAAACTTCGGGACACACCGGATATTATAAAGAGAACATGTATTTTTTAAGTGTGGACGAGCAGGATTATGTGCTTAAGCCGATGAACTGCCCTTACCATCTGCTCATTTATAAAAGAAAGATCAACAGTTATAAGGACCTTCCGATCAGGTATTTTGAACTTGGGACGGTTTACAGGCACGAGCGCTCGGGGGTACTGCACGGGCTTTTGCGGGTTAGAGGTTTTACCCAGGATGACGCGCATATTTTTTGCAGGCCTGACCAATTGAACGAAGAGATAAAAAAGACCATCGATTTTGCCTTTGACATGCTAAAAAAATTCGGCTTTGAAAATTATGAAGTATATCTTTCTACCCGTCCGGACAAAGCGGTAGGGAGCCAGGAAAACTGGAAGAACGCAACCGAAGCCCTGGAGGCCGCGCTCAAAGCAAAGGGGATAGAGTACAAGATAGATCCCGGGGCAGGAGTGTTCTACGGGCCAAAAATAGATGTAAAAATAAAGGATGCGATCGGGCGGCTGTGGCAGGGGCCTACCATCCAGGCCGACTTTAACCTGCCGGAGAGGTTTGACCTTACTTATGCCGGCGAGGACGGCCAAAAGCACAGGCCGGTAATGATACACAGGGTGGTCCTCGGCAGCATGGAAAGGTTCATCGGTGTTCTGACGGAGCATTATGCCGGGGCTTTCCCCCTGTGGCTTGCTCCGGTGCAGGTCATAGTGCTGCCTATTGCCGACAGGCACGCAGCTTATGCAAAAGAGATCGCAGGAAAACTGGAGGAGACAGGGCTCAGGGTGGAAGTGGACAGCCGCAACGAAAAAGTCGGCTTTAAGATACGCGAAGCCCAGCTGCAAAAGGTGCCCTATATGCTGGTTATCGGGGACAAAGAAGTTGAAGCAAAGCAAGTAGCGGTGCGGTCAAGGGAAAAAGGCGATCTGGGCCCTCAGTCTATCGAGCAATTAATCTCAAGTATTACTCATGCTTAA
- the dxr gene encoding 1-deoxy-D-xylulose-5-phosphate reductoisomerase, which translates to MKKGIAVLGSTGSIGRQALDVVSAFPSLFRVSGLAYLGHNDGEGLVKIASDPKTDIVVMAIVGTAGLAAVIAAIKKRKTIALASKEILVAAGDVVMAEAKRYGAQILPLDSEHSAVFQCIQGEAQNNVQFPMSNSQCPNKKIKRIILTASGGPFRKYSKKQLSKVTAKQALKHPTWKMGPKITIDCATLMNKGLEVIEAHHLFGIPYEKIEVVVHPQSVIHSMVEFVDGSVLAQIGVPDMRTAIQYALTYPNRQPRSYGSVDLAKTGELTFQKPDTDRFPCLKLAYKAGKTGGTLPAVLSAANDTAVELFLNAKIGFYDIPGIVSSVMKKHRFIKSPKLGQILEAEKWARLEAEKIV; encoded by the coding sequence ATGAAAAAGGGGATCGCGGTACTTGGTTCAACGGGATCTATAGGGAGGCAGGCGCTTGATGTGGTGTCTGCCTTTCCTTCTTTATTCCGCGTGTCAGGGCTTGCCTATCTAGGCCACAATGACGGAGAAGGCCTTGTAAAAATAGCCTCCGACCCCAAAACCGATATTGTTGTAATGGCCATTGTCGGGACCGCCGGGCTTGCTGCCGTTATTGCTGCCATAAAAAAGAGAAAGACCATTGCCCTTGCCAGCAAAGAGATACTGGTTGCTGCGGGAGATGTTGTTATGGCGGAGGCAAAAAGATATGGGGCGCAGATATTGCCGCTGGATAGCGAGCATAGCGCGGTGTTTCAGTGTATTCAGGGAGAAGCCCAGAATAATGTCCAATTCCCAATGTCCAATTCCCAATGTCCAAATAAAAAAATAAAGAGGATCATACTTACCGCATCCGGAGGTCCCTTCCGCAAATATTCTAAAAAGCAGCTTTCCAAAGTAACGGCAAAACAGGCGCTGAAGCACCCGACCTGGAAAATGGGGCCAAAGATAACTATAGACTGTGCCACGCTCATGAATAAGGGATTAGAAGTAATAGAAGCTCACCATCTTTTTGGCATACCTTATGAAAAGATCGAGGTTGTTGTTCATCCCCAAAGCGTGATACATTCAATGGTCGAATTTGTGGACGGCTCCGTTCTTGCCCAGATAGGGGTTCCGGATATGAGAACGGCGATACAATATGCTCTGACATACCCGAACAGGCAGCCCAGATCGTACGGCAGCGTTGATCTTGCAAAAACGGGCGAGCTCACATTTCAAAAGCCGGACACTGACAGATTCCCGTGCCTTAAACTTGCATACAAGGCGGGGAAAACTGGAGGGACCCTTCCTGCTGTCCTGTCTGCAGCCAACGATACCGCGGTGGAGCTGTTCTTAAATGCAAAGATAGGGTTTTATGACATTCCCGGGATAGTTTCTTCCGTTATGAAAAAACACAGGTTTATCAAGAGTCCCAAACTCGGTCAGATACTTGAAGCGGAAAAGTGGGCAAGGCTGGAAGCAGAAAAAATAGTATAA
- the ilvC gene encoding ketol-acid reductoisomerase, with translation MAKMYYDKDADLKLLKGKTIAIIGYGSQGSAQGMNHKDSGVSVIVAELEGTAQYKKAKADGMEVMSADEAAKKADIIQILVPDELQARVYKESIEKNLSKGKTLVFSHGFNIHYHQIIPPADVDVIMIAPKGPGPLVRKVYTEGGGVPALIAVYQDASGKARKTALAMAKGIGATKAGVLETTFKEETETDLFGEQAVLCGGCTALVMAGFETLVNAGYQPEIAYFECMHELKLIVDLMYEKGISGMRAAISNTAEYGDLTVGPHIIDEGTRERMKFILGRIQNGTFAKEWILENQAGRPVFLAQRKRGAEHLIEKVGKELRQMMSWLKKKA, from the coding sequence ATGGCAAAGATGTACTACGATAAAGACGCGGACCTTAAGCTGCTGAAAGGAAAAACGATAGCGATAATCGGCTACGGCAGCCAGGGAAGCGCTCAGGGAATGAACCACAAGGACAGCGGGGTTAGTGTGATAGTGGCAGAGCTGGAAGGCACCGCCCAGTATAAAAAAGCAAAGGCCGACGGCATGGAGGTAATGTCCGCCGATGAAGCCGCAAAAAAAGCGGACATAATCCAGATACTTGTTCCGGACGAACTTCAAGCCAGGGTATATAAGGAATCGATAGAAAAAAACCTTTCAAAAGGCAAAACGCTCGTGTTTTCCCACGGCTTCAACATCCATTATCATCAAATAATACCGCCTGCTGATGTTGATGTCATAATGATCGCTCCAAAGGGGCCCGGGCCTCTGGTAAGAAAGGTCTATACCGAAGGCGGAGGAGTCCCGGCGCTGATCGCCGTGTATCAGGACGCTTCGGGCAAAGCCAGAAAGACCGCTCTTGCAATGGCCAAGGGCATTGGCGCCACAAAAGCCGGAGTGCTTGAGACCACCTTCAAAGAAGAAACAGAGACAGACCTGTTTGGAGAGCAGGCGGTCCTTTGCGGAGGTTGCACGGCCCTTGTAATGGCGGGGTTCGAAACTCTGGTGAACGCCGGATATCAGCCGGAGATAGCTTACTTTGAATGCATGCACGAACTCAAACTGATCGTTGACCTTATGTACGAAAAAGGCATCTCAGGAATGAGGGCCGCCATCAGCAATACAGCAGAGTACGGCGACCTTACCGTGGGGCCGCACATAATTGACGAAGGCACCCGCGAAAGAATGAAATTCATCCTCGGAAGGATCCAGAACGGGACCTTTGCCAAAGAATGGATACTTGAGAACCAGGCCGGAAGGCCGGTGTTTTTGGCCCAGAGAAAAAGGGGCGCCGAGCACCTTATAGAAAAAGTAGGCAAAGAACTGCGCCAGATGATGAGCTGGCTGAAGAAAAAGGCTTAA
- the ilvN gene encoding acetolactate synthase small subunit produces the protein MKKHTLAVIVENRAGVLSRVSGLFSRRGYNIHSLAVGTTEEPNVSRMTIVVEGDDVVLEQIIKQLYKLIDVVKVIELSGVPAVDRELVLIKVAANEKTRPEITKIVDIFRARIVDLGADALIIEATGDSEKIDALENMLTKYGVKEMVRTGKISLSRSEEIK, from the coding sequence ATGAAAAAACACACTTTGGCGGTCATCGTAGAGAACAGGGCAGGTGTCCTTTCCAGGGTCTCCGGGCTTTTTAGCCGCAGAGGCTATAACATACACAGTCTTGCGGTCGGGACAACCGAAGAGCCCAATGTCTCGAGAATGACGATAGTTGTCGAAGGCGACGATGTGGTCCTTGAGCAGATAATAAAACAGCTGTATAAGCTGATCGATGTTGTAAAGGTCATAGAACTCTCAGGGGTCCCGGCAGTTGACAGGGAGCTTGTCCTGATAAAGGTGGCGGCAAACGAAAAAACAAGGCCGGAGATAACCAAAATAGTGGATATTTTTAGGGCCAGGATAGTGGACCTTGGAGCGGATGCGCTTATTATCGAGGCCACGGGTGATTCCGAAAAGATCGATGCCCTGGAGAATATGCTGACCAAATACGGGGTAAAGGAGATGGTAAGGACAGGGAAGATCTCGCTTTCAAGGTCGGAAGAAATAAAATAA
- the ilvB gene encoding biosynthetic-type acetolactate synthase large subunit produces MELSGSDALLESLKKEGVEVIFGLPGGSVLPIYDSLYNFKEIKHILVRHEQAAGHAADGYARATGKTGVCLATSGPGATNLVTAIANAHMDSIPMVAITGQVGTAFLGKDSFQEADITGITLPITKHNYLVKSTAEIPAVIKEAFHVASTGRKGPVLVDIPKDIQIKKAEFVYPEKISMPAYKPTYHGHPKQIAAAAKLIGSSEKPMIYAGGGVIMSGADKELLELAEMISAPATTTLLGKGAFPETHHLSLGMLGMHGTVYANYSVTECDLLIAVGARFDDRVTGHIDHFAPKAKVIHIDIDPAEIGKNVGVDVPIVGDVKNVLKALIKQLSKKEQQTPWLEQVLGWKDKHPLCFKNDGSLKPQQVIEKIYEATSGEAIITTEVGQNQMWAAQFYRYTKPRTFITSGGLGTMGFGFPAAIGAQVGCPDKVVIDIAGDGSIQMNIQELNTAVNNKLPVIIAILNNGYLGMVRQWQELLHGRRYSHTDLNNNPDFLKIAEAYGALGIRVHKLEEVVPAMKRAIANRERPTVIDFVIAREENVFPFVPAGQPINEMIVD; encoded by the coding sequence ATGGAACTTTCCGGCTCGGACGCATTGTTGGAATCTCTAAAAAAGGAAGGCGTTGAAGTTATATTTGGTCTTCCAGGAGGCTCCGTTCTGCCAATTTATGATTCCCTTTACAATTTCAAGGAAATAAAGCATATCCTGGTCCGGCATGAGCAGGCGGCGGGGCACGCGGCAGACGGTTATGCAAGGGCAACCGGAAAGACTGGCGTTTGTCTGGCAACATCCGGTCCGGGCGCAACAAACCTTGTCACCGCGATCGCCAATGCCCATATGGATTCCATCCCTATGGTTGCCATCACCGGTCAGGTTGGGACCGCTTTCCTGGGAAAGGACTCATTCCAGGAAGCGGATATTACCGGGATCACTCTTCCAATAACCAAGCACAATTATCTTGTCAAGAGCACGGCAGAGATCCCCGCTGTCATAAAAGAGGCGTTCCATGTTGCTTCCACAGGCAGAAAAGGCCCGGTCCTTGTGGATATACCAAAGGATATCCAGATCAAGAAAGCCGAGTTCGTTTATCCCGAAAAGATAAGCATGCCGGCCTATAAACCGACCTATCACGGACATCCCAAGCAGATAGCGGCCGCTGCAAAACTTATCGGCTCTTCGGAAAAACCGATGATATATGCCGGCGGAGGGGTGATCATGTCGGGAGCCGACAAAGAACTTCTTGAACTTGCCGAAATGATATCGGCGCCTGCCACTACCACCCTTCTTGGCAAGGGCGCGTTCCCGGAAACGCACCATCTGTCCCTGGGCATGTTAGGTATGCACGGTACGGTTTATGCCAACTATTCCGTCACGGAATGCGACCTCCTGATAGCGGTGGGCGCGCGTTTTGACGACAGGGTCACAGGACATATAGACCACTTTGCGCCCAAGGCCAAGGTGATACACATTGACATAGATCCCGCGGAGATCGGCAAGAATGTGGGGGTCGATGTTCCGATAGTCGGGGATGTTAAGAATGTGCTGAAAGCTCTGATAAAGCAGCTGTCAAAAAAGGAGCAGCAGACCCCGTGGCTGGAACAGGTCCTTGGCTGGAAGGATAAGCATCCTCTCTGTTTTAAGAATGACGGCAGCCTAAAGCCGCAGCAGGTCATAGAAAAGATCTACGAAGCAACATCCGGAGAGGCGATAATAACCACGGAAGTCGGCCAGAACCAGATGTGGGCGGCGCAATTCTATCGCTATACAAAGCCCAGAACATTTATCACTTCTGGAGGGCTTGGGACCATGGGGTTTGGATTTCCTGCGGCCATAGGCGCCCAGGTCGGCTGTCCCGACAAGGTTGTTATTGATATAGCCGGCGACGGCAGCATCCAGATGAACATCCAGGAACTTAATACCGCGGTCAACAATAAACTCCCGGTCATAATAGCGATACTCAACAACGGCTATCTGGGAATGGTGCGCCAGTGGCAGGAACTTTTGCACGGCAGAAGGTATTCCCATACGGACCTAAACAATAACCCGGATTTTTTAAAGATCGCGGAGGCGTACGGAGCGCTTGGCATAAGGGTCCACAAGCTGGAAGAGGTTGTCCCGGCCATGAAAAGGGCGATCGCCAACAGGGAAAGGCCGACAGTCATAGATTTTGTCATTGCAAGAGAAGAGAATGTCTTTCCGTTCGTTCCGGCTGGGCAGCCCATAAACGAAATGATAGTGGATTAA